The Phlebotomus papatasi isolate M1 chromosome 3, Ppap_2.1, whole genome shotgun sequence genomic sequence GACATAAGGAATGGGAGGTAGATCATAGATTATGGGAAAACGTTAGAGAAAGActggaatgtgaattttgattttatgcaattttcctgatcagtttgatacaaattgattttttttattctttcttctgaaagggtgttgcttggaaccttgtaaagagtttaccgtctttatttactctaaaatcattctttatacattttaaaattaataaatgcaccaaagctatttcggtcaccttcattctcaaagttccttgcccttcgggaattcatccaatatctttttcacgtcatctcgtttgtcgaattcgaggaacaaaaaaggtggccgaaattgcaagctggccggaatttggcacacttacgctAAGCTTAAGGTTTATGaacctaatttattttttcaaatcttcCCATAATATCAGTGTGCTTTAGTAGAGTGTGAAGTTCTTCATCTTTTTGTGCCCTTAATTCATCAATAATCGGTTCTCTAAAATCCGTGTCCTTTATTGGATCTGGTGGAAGAGGAGCAATGGAGCTATCCTCTTGTGGAATTGCTCGACAAAATATTGCTCCAATTGCCTCAAGATTTTCCGCACTAAATCCAATGCTATTCCATGAATCCTGCCCAAAAGGCACAGATAGAGGAGCATTGTAGTCAGTCTGGAGATTCCTAATAGGATTTGCTGGACTTCCGAAGCCACAGTGATTGAGAATGTCTCTCACTGTCCGTCCCATTGAGCTGTTTTGAGTGGTATAGAAGGATACAGAAGCACCAATTTGATGAGCAATTGCCCTCAAGCATTTACAAACTTGTTTCTTAATTTCCGGATCTTTGTCCTGGAACATATCATACTTCCCGCCAATAATATAAACGGGAACTGGAAAGAGATTTTCTGTGATGTGCTCTTTAGAAAAGTTCTGCAAATGAGTGGCATTTTCTGGAGGTTTGCAATTACGAAGGACATTTTTTAGTTCGACCAATATTGAACTGATGTCATTCCACAATTTCTCAGGCCTCGATAGATCTATCATTATAACCACTGAAGCATTCTCCAGTCCATTGGACCTGAAGGGAATACAGAGGAGCTGTTCTGAATTCACCACCGTCCCGAGTTCCCACACATGGCAGATTTGCTTCTGAATGCCTTGGCCAGGACTTGTACGCCTTCCGTAAGAATACTCCAGGGCTAGTGTTGTCTTGGGACTCTCTTCCCGATCCAGGTAACGATTGATAAAGGTAGATTTCCCCTGAAAACCGCCAAATGCTAACAAAAGAGGAACTTCATACTAAATCCGCGATAACTTACGACATTCTTACTGCCAAGTATAAAGATTGTCCTTTCTTTGGGTCCAGTAAGAGTCACTTGACTCTTCACTTGGTCTTCAGCCAATTTAATAGCAATCTCCCTGAGACTTTCTCTCTGAATCTCACTCATTTCCTATAAATTACTTCCTACAACTAATGAAATTCTCGATTTGTTGTTTCATTTGGTTTCCTTAGCAACTCATTTAATGTTTGTTTAAAGCCTTTTGTAACTTCCGCAAGGGAATTATGGAAACACCGGGTTTTATTTTATTGGGAATTTCAATACCGGTCAAAGTAAATTACCCCTTGCATGATAagtgttctaattttttatcaacatAATGAGTATTAATATTACAATCATGAAGAAGAGAATACAATAAGGTCATTCCGTTACTTGGTTGTTTCGATTTTATTGATACAGGACTAGAGTCCCAAAACCTTTGCAAAATATCTTTAAGTCTCTGAAAAtcgaggaaaattatttttccaggGATTGTTCCTTGATTCCTCATTATTAAAAGCTAATGAATCATATTTTTAATGGTtcatttaaactaatttttaaaattttgaaaaggcaAAAGAGCGCCCTTGCGCCCTTCTATTTCATTGAAGGTCCATGAATCAGAAAAGTTGTAGAGAATGAAATACTCTTTTAAGTTTGAGAcaaataaaattacataaattgtatataaacttttgaattttggaAAGCACCAAAAACTCAAATCTGACATTTTTAAAGGATTCTCTAATGATTTTATCTGAGATTTTACGACTCTCATTTAAGCGTGAGGAACAGAGGCTAATTCGGAACCGCTCTATATAAGTAGCAAatcaattcaagattttttagtcaaaaatatctttgcaaAGAAATCAATCGAttcattttgttaaaaatacatacataagaaaataactttttaagaTGCAGCACAGATAAatgattttcatttataaattgtCTCATATaactgaaatattaaattaaatacctTATTAAAATCTGTAGTTTTGTTGCTTAAAACTGGCCCaagccaagggggagatattaggatgaaaatgtgtacaccacttccagccagacacttccacaatttgtatggaggAGCCCTTTACACTTTCAGCATTTGGAAAGACTCCtgaaaatgctgcaatactttcagcacttcttgcacttcatgcacttctcaggaatcaataatttatttaatattatgaaaaatataataaagaaactttaaaaaaatcttaagaaatttatttttacatgtattttttttcttcaaaattttctttatattttataataatattttaataataatataatattttttaataataatattttttaataatagtattttaatagCAGCAGATATTTTTGCATACTAacgatattttattattatctgtATATTATGACCTacagaatttctttctatgcattttctaatggcctctacacactagagaaaaatatgtccatattttaaagtattcctacacaagcgtaggcaatttgcttcaatatggacataaatttctctagtgtgtagaggccacaacagaccagtgaagctacttcTGGAAAAGAGgtgccaaaaaaatgtattgtcgtttataattgattgaaattattttggaaAGTCTGCAAGagaccaaaagtacgagtgcaacaactaatttagCACTTTAGAAGTACAGAATTAATCAAACATTTCTTGATAAAGTTATATTCGAGAAATCAGGtggaaaaatgcttttttttaatttttctttttaaaaatgagTTGCAtgtaatcaataaatattatttatgtatttcaaaaaaaaaaaaaatttatttaagatcgtatcaaaaataattgttttccaaaagttaatcatttttatcgtctaaaattttcttgtcacatttgaaaaagttatttaatttactcTGCAAGATAGATCATCCGACAGCATATAGCGGTTAGATCAGTGAAATGTTTTTAGGGTTATTCTCGGAACTGCATGCACCACCACGTTCTTATTTCACTCCCGCTAGCCCCAAAGACGTCATACCTCATACCCGTTCAACCACAGCACAGAATCCGGCAAATCCTCTACTCCGGAATTGGATAGAGAAGTCTTTGATTAAAGTTACCACTAAAAAGTACCGTTATAACACGTAATACAGTTCCTACAGTTCCCTTTATTCTTATCAGTGAAAAGATGTGGCAGCCATGTATCAAGCTTTTAAAtacatccaagcttttctaaatagctgAAGTCGatcgaattattgttttccaaaatcttaATAATCTCTTTAACCTCTTCAATTGTCTTCCACTGGAATACGCACAATATTGCCGTTAATGTTAGAGACCGTTTAAGATAGAGTTGATCTTTTCAAGAATAAATCTCTATATCGAAATTTTTCAGGTCACTTTTCAGTCATTTAAACATGatctaaataaaaaacccaaaataccCAATGGAATGGAATGGAAGTCTATCATTTAGGCCTTTCCAAAATTGGATTAACATTAAATAACTACAAAGACATCTTTTCGTTCCTTACGTATTTTTGGCACTCGAATTTAAAATCTGAGCTAAAAGTagcgtataatctctaaaattcgaaattaaacagagaagactttattttcggacactcccacttccaaagacttccaagtacttcattttcagctgtacacctccgaccctaatatctcaaggtttttcaatgattttcggatatgttttgttgTTAATTAAGTTGAACGTTAATCCTTAGACATCTTttaccggaaaaatcgccatcttgaaatATTCTAAATCAAAGGACTTAATCCTTACcaattttggtcaaaaattaattaaaatattaatgatattctaaaataccctcttcttgaacaattttcaacttcatgaTGGTTTTATGGTGATTtataaatagataaatttaaattataggtgacgatttaaattttaaatcgtcacctttttttaaacaaaattaattatttattgataaatttaaattttctactgTCCAATCTACtaatttacttaccaaaatttttttttccttaatcatgtcgagatatttgtattacaatgtactCATTTTGAATGTCCTCGTGTTGTACAAATCTGCTAAGGCCAGCAGAATGTCCAGGAGGGTCTCTCAGCATTGTCCAATTTAATTGGTTTCTCCTTCTCACAATACACAATTAAAAAACCAAAATAGATTATTacctaattatttatttacacaatAGTTATATTTGATAAATATGTATAATTGTTACTCCTATTGCACTTAAAGTTtaagaaacatttttcttttctttcattttaaaattcacttcTGTGCTCTCCGCAACAAAATGAAAGTGTttcatgttcttttttttaatttaagttgcAACTCTTGCCATTTACTGTACAACATAAATAATTCTAATATACAAAAGAAATAAagactgaaaatttatttaaaagagaaTCTAATTGGAGGAAAGAAATGTGGATTTGGTGAAGTGTCAAATAGAATCATTTGATCCAGATATCATTGAGACTCTCATCACGAAGTTCATTCGCCGGCATGGCCTTCAGTGTCCTCAGAGTCTCCAAATAGAAGGTCAGCTCGGACGTCACAACGCCATGCTGTGGCCCTCCATTGTTAACAATATTATACTTGACAATCTGCTCCCGGAGTTTATCCTTGAAGCTCCTATGGACAATCCTGTAGATACTGTGCACCTGAACGTCCGGCAAAATGGGCGCTATGGCCTCATGGAGCTTGACAAAGTGCCTAGAGATATTCCGGAATGCTTGAGATGGAACTGGTGGCCTAGCATCCCAACTGCCAAGTTGATTGGCCACCAGGGAACAAACAATCGACAGCACTTTATTCTCAATTTCTTTAATGTGACTCACAAAGTCCTTCTCAACAGTCTCATATCCCGTCACAACTGCCCCATTGCCCTCCAGCCGCTGAAAGTGCTCCTTGACATGCGGCAAAAGCCACAGCACGAGCTGCAGGGCTCTGGAGACAAGAGCCAAGTTTCCACTGGTAATTGTCTTAAGGCCAGCGACATGGAGTGCTCCTGCTCCGAGAACAAGTTGACAGCAACGCGAATTGAATGTTCGCAGGAGATCAACAATGCTCCGGGAGAGCTGAGCAGAGATTAGGGGCAATTGCTGAGCACAGCGACAGTATTCACTGACAATTTGTACGAGAAGCAGAGCAGCTCCCACCAGGGCATAAGGTTCACCATCCACAAGAAGAACCGCAGAAGGCGGAGAGCCTGGatggatttaaaattttacaacaatCATCATGGTGCTCAAGATCCTCAAACTCCAAtattaaaaagggacagataatcctaaccggcttatgtaggtgagattcttaacgtgagctagctcggagtgcatgcaaattcgatttagagctgaagttgggagacgccattcagttatcttgaatcaaattcgtgaaattatgcaaattttgtatttaaaccaaaatatcaaggattgagatgaactggcagaaaagtgatatatgggtgaaatgtagaccagaatgttctctataattttcccatagaacatgatctcatcgattactcagaagccaagataagcgaggttttttgtttcttaactcgttttttcatccagagtgccccaagtagtcatttgttgagcttcaactatttcaaagaattgttgtattttgtgggactttccatttaaaccctattttaagtgtcttggtggagtagaggcagtcaaattggcatctgagtgatttcaaagcgtttttatgggaaaaatcatttttttcacacttaaacggcaaaatcggagtgatagcgtagtctgagcggaaaatgatgtatggacgaaatgtagagacaaatgtgttctacaattgtgtcgaagtaatcatcaaaatcggttcagcgacagtcgagataattgaggttatgtgatattgaaattggtttttcgactgtggcgcccctggtgttggtcccacgaagttcaaatattctagaaagttgtagcatttggtgagatctttcgtttaagccctcactcatcaaaatcggtcacatagaaccggagatatgattttttgaattttgtgaactttgacccctcatatctccggttctgttttaaccacagcgcgcatacgcaccattttggaaacgtcctagactggactacaacatactaaaatttcattaacttgcacaatgccgtttttgagaaaagtgactttgaatttcgatgaattttgacgctatcacagcgccacctgtggtgactttttgaacttccatctgaaagtgctcatcgagacgaaaccaaaaaggtaaaatttaggtcgctatgt encodes the following:
- the LOC129807080 gene encoding cytoplasmic dynein 2 light intermediate chain 1, with amino-acid sequence MSEIQRESLREIAIKLAEDQVKSQVTLTGPKERTIFILGSKNVGKSTFINRYLDREESPKTTLALEYSYGRRTSPGQGIQKQICHVWELGTVVNSEQLLCIPFRSNGLENASVVIMIDLSRPEKLWNDISSILVELKNVLRNCKPPENATHLQNFSKEHITENLFPVPVYIIGGKYDMFQDKDPEIKKQVCKCLRAIAHQIGASVSFYTTQNSSMGRTVRDILNHCGFGSPANPIRNLQTDYNAPLSVPFGQDSWNSIGFSAENLEAIGAIFCRAIPQEDSSIAPLPPDPIKDTDFREPIIDELRAQKDEELHTLLKHTDIMGRFEKIN